The DNA segment gactgtaagttggcatgttcttgaagtaatacatgagtaatattatgatttcaaatacttcccattgattattgctatatgtacattgttagtatcttattgatgaaaatatagcaccatattccattgttatgtattaaatatgtaagaaactcatgaatattgatgatgggtgctatgttatgaacatgaacatgaacatgaaaagaaaaggattgatttttacatgatatagagcttgttgacatcatgggtggttttaagtccaccaaagctattggccaatatatgttcatggggcgtggggttgccaaaggttgctccctgacgtccaacacagtagtagctatataataaagcaagcacggtagtacaggtcaactaatgaggctcaagtacaaaaatgaacatgaNNNNNNNNNNNNNNNNNNNNNNNNNNNNNNNNNNNNNNNNNNNNNNNNNNNNNNNNNNNNNNNNNNNNNNNNNNNNNNNNNNNNNNNNNNNNNNNNNNNNNNNNNNNNNNNNNNNNNNNNNNNNNNNNNNNNNNNNNNNNNNNNNNNNNNNNNNNNNNNNNNNNNNNNNNNNNNNNNNNNNNNNNNNNNNNNNNNNNNNNNNNNNNNNNNNNNNNNNNNNNNNNNNNNNNNNNNNNNNNNNNNNNNNNNNNNNNNNNNNNNNNNNNNNNNNNNtacaagtgccaacttattgagttttataaactcacgtagctcatgtattacaggatcaggtagtgaagagacgtaggatgccggttcgccaatggatgcttgtgacgtgcctcacctcgacaagaaccgggacttattattgtatagcttccacatatgtattgtactaaaatatgtcagggtttgaaacaagttttacaatgtttatgtctaggtgtatgatgatacagaatatgtttgtatgtaagaatacgattatatatatgtgttgatgttgttgcttgagttgagtttttggtttttacaagaatgtagggacatcatgtcaaaatttttataaaccgtcaaagtgatgccccttgatTGATTTGCGTCATACTACaattatatcagtcaaaccctattttgattatagtaattatgataagtatagagtaagggtgtgaaaataaaaattcttaaattcacTCATCATCTTTCCAAAGTCATCATCAAACAAGTATGAACCATTCAAATAGAACACACTAGATGTACTACCCATGAAAACATTTAACAGATCACAAAGATTGGAATATAATGCATGCAATACATTGTCATAACCAAGACTCGTCAATTTGACAACTTTTGAAAAATCACAATCactaacatttaaatttgaTCCATGCAATATTTCACCATTCTAAAAGCTATGACTCATAGGCACAAAGGTTAATTCACAGTTAGACCCNNNNNNNNNNNNNNNNNNNNNNNNNNNNNNNNNNNNNNNNNNNNNNNNNNNNNNNNNNNNNNNNNNNNNNNNNNNNNNNNNNNNNNNNNNNNNNNNNNNNactcggccaacacttggctcgacgtgcacctactctaacagctaCAGTCAAAGAGCTCATCACTTTATGCATGCGAGATGgagcttcggtccatgagcatggcctaaagttgattgggctcgtggacaagctcgttggcatggatctgatctTACATTCGGAGTTGGCCACTGATGTGTTGCTACTGTcgttgcctagctcatttgatccttttgtggtgaacttcaatatgaacaagcttgagccgagccttgaagagttggtgaacatgcttgtgacttttgagtccactatcaaaaaaaagaagccggttctttttgtgggctcttcatctggtacgaagtccggtccacctgggaagggaaagaagcgttctttccaacgccccaagaagaacgtgcccttgaagaggcagtctccgagtcccactgtggcagccacaccagtgaaggctgacaagactgttgacatctgtcatcactgcaagaagcctggacattggaggcgtaactgcagggaatatcttgcccagaagggttctggaaaaggtatgctctatattgaagtaaatatctcaattaactctacttcttgggtattggataccggctgtggctcacatctctgtaatgatttgcaggtgatgggaagaagtaggaggctcagagagggtgagaccttcttgaggatgggcaatggagcaagggttgctgccaaggctataggagatgtttacttgcttttgaacaatgattttaagtttattttgagagacgttttgtttgtaccggagttggtgaaaaacattatttccatttctatgctagataaagatggatattcttgtttatttagcaaaggtgtttgcaacatttacaagaatgaatgtttaattggtactggagaacttgaaaacgatctctacaccttaaaattgaaagatattccactaaacaatgtccaagcaataacaacaacaaacaagcgcaagcaagatactcttaatatggcacaattatggcatgctcgattaggacatatttccctaagaaggatgaacaagctagtgggagttggcatgtttgatatgtctgatattaatgctctcacgacttgtgaatcctgtctaaaaggaaagatgaccaaaattccctttaagggccatgtggagcgagcNNNNNNNNNNNNNNNNNNNNNNNNNNNNNNNNNNNNNNNNNNNNNNNNNNNNNNNNNNNNNNNNNNNNNNNNNNNNNNNNNNNNNNNNNNNNNNNNNNNNNNNNNNNNNNNNNNNNNNNNNNNNNNNNNNNNNNNNNNNNNNNNNNNNNNNNNNNNNNNNNNNNNNNNNNNNNNNNNNNNNNNNNNNNNNNNNNNNNNNNNNNNNNNNNNNNNNNNNNNNNNNNNNNNNNNNNNNNNNNNNNNNNNNNNNNNNNNNNNNNNNNNNNNNNNNNNNNNNNNNNNNNNNNNNNNNNNNNNNNNNNNNNNNNNNNNNNNNNNNNNNNNNNNNNNNNNNNNNNNNNNNNNNNNNNNNNNNNNNNNNNNNNNNNNNNNNNNNNNNNNNNNNNNNNNNNNNNNNNNNNNNNNNNNNNNNNNNNNNNNNNNNNNNNNNNNNNNNNNNNNNNNNNNNNNNNNNNNNNNNNNNNNNNNNNNNNNNNNNNNNNNNNNNNNNNNNNNNNNNNNNNNNNNNNNNNNNNNNNNNNNNNNNNNNNNNNNNNNNNNNNNNNNNNNNNNNNNNNNNNNNNNNNNNNNNNNNNNNNNNNNNNNNNNNNNNNNNNNNNNNNNNNNNNNNNNNNNNNNNNNNNNNNNNNNNNNNNNNNNNNNNNNNNNNNNNNNNNNNNNNNNNNNNNNNNNNNNNNNNNNNNNNNNNNNNNNNNNNNNNNNNNNNNNNNNNNNNNNNNNNNNNNNNNNNNNNNNNNNNNNNNNNNNNNNNNNNNNNNNNNNNNNNNNNNNNNNNNNNNNNNNNNNNNNNNNNNNNNNNNNNNNNNNNNNNNNNNNNNNNNNNNNNNNNNNNNNNNNNNNNNNNNNNNNNNNNNNNNNNNNNNNNNNNNNNNNNNNNNNNNNNNNNNNNNNNNNNNNNNNNNNNNNNNNNNNNNNNNNNNNNNNNNNNNNNNNNNNNNNNNNNNNNNNNNNNNNNNNNNNNNNNNNNNNNNNNNNNNNNNNNNNNNNNNNNNNNNNNNNNNNNNNNNNNNNNNNNNNNNNNNNNNNNNNNNNNNNNNNNNNNNNNNNNNNNNNNNNNNNNNNNNNNNNNNNNNNNNNNNNNNNNNNNNNNNNNNNNNNNNNNNNNNNNNNNNNNNNNNNNNNNNNNNNNNNNNNNNNNNNNNNNNNNNNNNNNNNNNNNNNNNNNNNNNNNNNNNNNNNNNNNNNNNNNNNNNNNNNNNNNNNNNNNNNNNNNNNNNNNNNNNNNNNNNNNNNNNNNNNNNNNNNNNNNNNNNNNNNNNNNNNNNNNNNNNNNNNNNNNNNNNNNNNNNNNNNNNNNNNNNNNNNNNNNNNNNNNNNNNNNNNNNNNNNNNNNNNNNNNNNNNNNNNNNNNNNNNNNNNNNNNNNNNNNNNNNNNNNNNNNNNNNNNNNNNNNNNNNNNNNNNNNNNNNNNNNNNNNNNNNNNNNNNNNNNNNNNNNNNNNNNNNNNNNNNNNNNNNNNNNNNNNNNNNNNNNNNNNNNNNNNNNNNNNNNNNNNNNNNNNNNNNNNNNNNNNNNNNNNNNNNNNNNNNNNNNNNNNNNNNNNNNNNNNNNNNNNNNNNNNNNNNNNNNNNNNNNNNNNNNNNNNNNNNNNNNNNNNNNNNNNNNNNNNNNNNNNNNNNNNNNNNNNNNNNNNNNNNNNNNNNNNNNNNNNNNNNNNNNNNNNNNNNNNNNNNNNNNNNNNNNNNNNNNNNNNNNNNNNNNNNNNNNNNNNNNNNNNNNNNNNNNNNNNNNNNNNNNNNNNNNNNNNNNNNNNNNNNNNNNNNNNNNNNNNNNNNNNNNNNNNNNNNNNNNNNNNNNNNNNNNNNNNNNNNNNNNNNNNNNNNNNNNNNNNNNNNNNNNNNNNNNNNNNNNNNNNNNNNNNNNNNNNNNNNNNNNNNNNNNNNNNNNNNNNNNNNNNNNNNNNNNNNNNNNNNNNNNNNNNNNNNNNNNNNNNNNNNNNNNNNNNNNNNNNNNNNNNNNNNNNNNNNNNNNNNNNNNNNNNNNNNNNNNNNNNNNNNNNNNNNNNNNNNNNNNNNNNNNNNNNNNNNNNNNNNNNNNNNNNNNNNNNNNNNNNNNNNNNNNNNNNNNNNNNNNNNNNNNNNNNNNNNNNNNNNNNNNNNNNNNNNNNNNNNNNNNNNNNNNNNNNNNNNNNNNNNNNNNNNNNNNNNNNNNNNNNNNNNNNNNNNNNNNNNNNNNNNNNNNNNNNNNNNNNNNNNNNNNNNNNNNNNNNNNNNNNNNNNNNNNNNNNNNNNNNNNNNNNNNNNNNNNNNNNNNNNNNNNNNNNNNNNNNNNNNNNNNNNNNNNNNNNNNNNNNNNNNNNNNNNNNNNNNNNNNNNNNNNNNNNNNNNNNNNNNNNNNNNNNNNNNNNNNNNNNNNNNNNNNNNNNNNNNNNNNNNNNNNNNNNNNNNNNNNNNNNNNNNNNNNNNNNNNNNNNNNNNNNNNNNNNNNNNNNNNNNNNNNNNNNNNNNNNNNNNNNNNNNNNNNNNNNNNNNNNNNNNNNNNNNNNNNNNNNNNNNNNNNNNNNNNNNNNNNNNNNNNNNNNNNNNNNNNNNNNNNNNNNNNNNNNNNNNNNNNNNNNNNNNNNNNNNNNNNNNNNNNNNNNNNNNNNNNNNNNNNNNNNNNNNNNNNNNNNNNNNNNNNNNNNNNNNNNNNNNNNNNNNNNNNNNNNNNNNNNNNNNNNNNNNNNNNNNNNNNNNNNNNNNNNNNNNNNNNNNNNNNNNNNNNNNNNNNNNNNNNNNNNNNNNNNNNNNNNNNNNNNNNNNNNNNNNNNNNNNNNNNNNNNNNNNNNNNNNNNNNNNNNNNNNNNNNNNNNNNNNNNNNNNNNNNNNNNNNNNNNNNNNNNNNNNNNNNNNNNNNNNNNNNNNNNNNNNNNNNNNNNNNNNNNNNNNNNNNNNNNNNNNNNNNNNNNNNNNNNNNNNNNNNNNNNNNNNNNNNNNNNNNNNNNNNNNNNNNNNNNNNNNNNNNNNNNNNNNNNNNNNNNNNNNNNNNNNNNNNNNNNNNNNNNNNNNNNNNNNNNNNNNNNNNNNNNNNNNNNNNNNNNNNNNNNNNNNNNNNNNNNNNNNNNNNNNNNNNNNNNNNNNNNNNNNNNNNNNNNNNNNNNNNNNNNNNNNNNNNNNNNNNNNNNNNNNNNNNNNNNNNNNNNNNNNNNNNNNNNNNNNNNNNNNNNNNNNNNNNNNNNNNNNNNNNNNNNNNNNNNNNNNNNNNNNNNNNNNNNNNNNNNNNNNNNNNNNNNNNNNNNNNNNNNNNNNNNNNNNNNNNNNNNNNNNNNNNNNNNNNNNNNNNNNNNNNNNNNNNNNNNNNNNNNNNNNNNNNNNNNNNNNNNNNNNNNNNNNNNNNNNNNNNNNNNNNNNNNNNNNNNNNNNNNNNNNNNNNNNNNNNNNNNNNNNNNNNNNNNNNNNNNNNNNNNNNNNNNNNNNNNNNNNNNNNNNNNNNNNNNNNNNNNNNNNNNNNNNNNNNNNNNNNNNNNNNNNNNNNNNNNNNNNNNNNNNNNNNNNNNNNNNNNNNNNNNNNNNNNNNNNNNNNNNNNNNNNNNNNNNNNNNNNNNNNNNNNNNNNNNNNNNNNNNNNNNNNtaaaataattatttaactagtgggacttgggtaaattcaagtaatgtttaattagtctcaaatatgtttgagataattaaatttagtccatggtttttaatttgattaaaaaccatataatatacatgcatgggaggtgaaaggttgggagactactttttgtgttttcaaggcatggcatgcaacttttgctttcaactttttgcatgttcaagacaagtctcccttccccccatgagacacaccttggccgaaaaacacacacttctctccaagtttttctctcatttttcttcttcaagtgttgaggaagaaatactcttctcattgaaaaatctttttgtttttctagtgcaaaacaagaagggatttacctagcaagtggtgggcctaatttttgaaggaggaggaagcttgtagatcttcatccactcaagagccaagttgtttacaacttggttggtgccattcatcaacctcaagaggttgataggtataatttttctagacacactatgtatgacattttgttgtttttgtatttgctacaccaagatatggaggtggccgaaatttttacaaaaaaatttgattttaaacttccgttgcgcttccggtcaccgtatcCGATCCCCTTTCACAGACATCACATGTTCAACTTTCACACAAAATTCTTGAGTACAACACAACAATGAATTCAGATAAGAACGAAAGTCATACCACATGGTTGTTGCATTGGCAACTAGCCTTACCTCACCTTTATTAATCCCAACCTCAAATGGATCATCCAATTGCATTCTCACACCATCAACACTCACTTGCCTCCTCATCTTGAGGGCGCCAAAGTCCTGCAAAGAAGAAGTAATactgctcgggattgaaccggctatatcatcaATAGACATATAAAGCTCATttttgtacaaaggtacttggaaagatttatacaaaattaaatcacgctcatattcactcttttgggcctttaatttattttctttttctcttcttttggcctcttttgcattttctttttcttttctttctatggccacctcactcttttgatcactcattCTTTTGGccatttaaattctttttcactctcacaattaaattgcaattgatcatcagtaattataatttaaataggTTGATCAAGAAAGGTACATGATGAATCATAACATGCGTGCAACAAATTATTACTACTTTCTTCTTCCTCCTCCTTAGCACACACATTAGAAGCAAATTCACCATCTAAGGATTCAACATCAATGCTCACTTCAACTCCACACTCGACTACAACCTTAGATTCACAATCAACTCTGGAATCCAGTACATTCACCTCCTCATTTGGACTTGGCTAATATCATGTCCAAACTCTAGACACCAAATACATTGAATATCATAAGTactaacatttgaaattttagatgt comes from the Primulina huaijiensis isolate GDHJ02 chromosome 8, ASM1229523v2, whole genome shotgun sequence genome and includes:
- the LOC140982503 gene encoding uncharacterized protein, with protein sequence MNKLEPSLEELVNMLVTFESTIKKKKPVLFVGSSSGTKSGPPGKGKKRSFQRPKKNVPLKRQSPSPTVAATPVKADKTVDICHHCKKPGHWRRNCREYLAQKGSGKGDGKK